In Macadamia integrifolia cultivar HAES 741 chromosome 13, SCU_Mint_v3, whole genome shotgun sequence, one DNA window encodes the following:
- the LOC122059643 gene encoding LOW QUALITY PROTEIN: protein STICHEL-like 3 (The sequence of the model RefSeq protein was modified relative to this genomic sequence to represent the inferred CDS: inserted 1 base in 1 codon), with the protein MTRPVCGRYLKDENGNISDHLRNHVHLTNCIHLKNQMHKQSPILTERSLMRDLIVLQRSRSLRDPSASPPSWHSPSIADSLPKRLGKDAAIREGRRSVGIDRKREGSRLSGSSPPFAVKXEPKIAAAEVSRGNAGGSITSDRSSMGRVRDSRRLMGEESSQKNRRSDLVGVTEDTVQDAHNSVNDLVSGKAEPRAKRILRKGKARQDVQLKTLSEQLNELPMDSDDVVSFHIHQNGRRIQQERTSKELEANSHGYCSGLHRVGRHRLRGVRRNRPATGSRDIGSHNELSVASNSLAQVSQYMEEEEAEDLNLDGTQAPGNGCGIPWNWSRIHHRGKTFLDIAGKSLSCGLSDSRLRKGGSISPRRDFSDMPSESGHSSSSTNSDAEALPLLVEPSGSQDSTDNSAWLRGYSGGLGIFSDHGLKHEVDFDLASEDRSGDRPNLKGHRHVRHQSLTQKYMPRTFKDLVGQNLVAQALSNAVGKRKVGLVYMFYGPHGTGKTSSARVFARALNCQSPEHPKPCGGCNSCIAHDLGKSRNVKELGPVGQFDFESIMDLIDNMIMSQLQSQYRVFIFDDCDNLPPDSWSVISKVIDRAPRRVVFVLVSTSLDHLPHIIISRCQKFFFPKLKDADIIYTLQWIATQEDLEIDKDALKLIASRSDGSLRDAEMTLEQLSLLGQRITVPLVQELVGLISDEKLVDLLDLALSADTVNTVKNLREIMEAGVEPLALMSQLATIITDILAGSYVFTKERLRRKFFRRSTLSKEDMEKLRQALKTLSEAEKQLRMSNDKLTWLTAALLQLAPDQQYILPISSVDTSFNHSPSVLNNNRRDIAKNSNIDHADVSNNERGLLTNIRMQLQNGSADDVICHNGKINSSSVGGKKQTGMPPQRTSALFTDITRTSAEQTSGKVHKRIEEIWLAALEKIETHALKQFLQQEGKLKSVSFGAAPIVYLMFSSDLTKSEAERFRGKILQAFESVLGTPVTIEIRSEARKHWTKMASKDRSVKTAGSSRAKPSQSDSHEMARREIVEIAASLGENECIEHADTNAQFDEVGIESIWMGEEAFSRQQSLRDEVDRQSLAETKFSLAHVIQQAEVFTQPSGRARRKPIFIAEKLEQENLRLEPRSRNLLCWKGSSVTRGKLSHLKLKAKKPRSLLKLVSCGRCLSSKS; encoded by the exons ATGACCAGGCCTGTTTGTGGTAGATATCTCAAAGATGAAAATGGTAATATTAGCGATCATCTCCGTAATCATGTCCATTTGACAAATTGCATTCATTTGAAGAACCAAATGCACAAGCAGAGCCCTATATTGACCGAAAGGTCGCTTATGAGGGACCTTATTGTCCTTCAGAGGTCAAGGTCTCTCAGAGATCCTTCAGCTAGTCCTCCCTCTTGGCATTCTCCTTCTATTGCTGATTCTTTGCCTAAGAGACTGGGAAAGGATGCTGCAATACGTGAGGGAAGGAGGTCTGTAGGCATTGATCGTAAAAGGGAAGGTAGCAGATTATCAGGAAGCTCCCCACCTTTTGCAGTGA TGGAACCAAAGATTGCTGCTGCTGAAGTGAGCAGGGGCAACGCTGGAGGATCAATAACTAGTGATCGGAGTAGCATGGGTAGAGTTAGAGATTCCAGAAGACTTATGGGAGAAGAGTCTAGTCAGAAAAACAGAAGGAGCGATCTTGTGGGTGTCACTGAGGATACTGTACAAGATGCTCACAACTCAGTCAATGACTTAGTGTCAGGTAAGGCAGAACCAAGAGCTAAAAGGATTTTGCGGAAGGGGAAGGCTCGCCAAGATGTGCAGCTTAAAACCCTTTCAGAACAGCTCAACGAGCTTCCAATGGACAGTGATGATGTGGTTTCTTTTCACATTCATCAAAATGGAAGACGTATACAACAGGAGAGAACCAGTAAGGAACTAGAAGCAAACAGTCATGGCTACTGCAGCGGATTGCACAGGGTAGGGAGGCATAGGTTGCGAGGCGTAAGGAGAAATCGGCCTGCTACTGGCTCAAGAGATATTGGATCTCACAATGAATTGTCTGTGGCTTCAAATTCATTAGCCCAGGTTTCACAATacatggaggaagaagaggctGAGGATTTGAATCTGGATGGCACCCAAGCTCCTGGaaatgggtgtggcattccttGGAATTGGTCCAGAATTCACCACAGGGGTAAAACATTTCTGGACATTGCTGGAAAGAGTTTATCATGTGGGCTGTCCGACTCACGGTTAAGGAAAGGGGGTTCCATTTCCCCAAGAAGAGATTTTTCAGATATGCCTTCAGAATCTGGTCACTCAAGCTCATCTACCAATTCTGATGCAGAGGCTCTACCTCTACTAGTTGAGCCATCAGGATCTCAAGACAGCACTGACAATTCTGCTTGGCTGCGGGGGTATTCAGGGGGGCTTGGAATTTTTTCTGACCATGGTTTGAAGCATGAGGTAGATTTTGACCTTGCTTCTGAAGATAGATCTGGTGATCGTCCAAACTTAAAAGGGCACCGCCATGTTAGACACCAAAGTTTGACGCAGAAATACATGCCAAGAACTTTCAAGGATCTTGTGGGACAGAACTTGGTGGCGCAGGCTCTTTCAAATGCTGTTGGCAAAAGGAAAGTAGGCTTGGTATATATGTTTTATGGTCCTCATGGCACTGGGAAGACCTCATCTGCTCGTGTTTTTGCCAGAGCTTTAAATTGCCAATCTCCAGAACACCCCAAACCTTGTGGTGGCTGCAATTCATGCATTGCACATGATTTGGGTAAGAGCCGAAATGTAAAGGAACTTGGTCCGGTTGGCCAGTTTGATTTTGAGAGCATCATGGATCTAATTGACAACATGATTATGTCCCAGCTGCAATCTCAGTATAGAGTTTTCATTTTTGATGATTGTGATAATCTACCCCCTGATTCCTGGAGTGTTATCTCAAAGGTCATTGATCGAGCACCCAGACGTGTGGTTTTTGTCCTTGTTAGTACAAGTCTCGATCATTTACCTCATATAATTATATCCAGGTGTCAGAAGTTCTTTTTTCCGAAGCTGAAGGATGCAGATATCATCTATACTTTGCAGTGGATTGCGACCCAAGAAGATTTAGAAATTGATAAGGATGCACTAAAACTTATTGCATCACGTTCAGATGGATCTTTGAGGGATGCTGAGATGACTCTAGAGCAACTGAGTTTGCTTGGTCAGAGGATCACTGTCCCTTTGGTTCAGGAGCTT GTTGGATTGATCTCTGATGAGAAATTGGTAGATCTACTTGATTTGGCATTATCAGCAGACACGGTGAACACTGTAAAAAACTTGAGAGAGATTATGGAAGCTGGTGTGGAGCCATTAGCATTGATGTCACAGCTTGCTACAATAATAACTGACATTCTTGCTGGAAGCTATGTATTCACCAAGGAAAGGCTAAGGAGGAAGTTCTTCCGCCGATCAACAT TATCCAAAGAAGACATGGAGAAACTGCGTCAAGCTCtcaaaactctatccgaagcTGAGAAACAACTGAGAATGTCTAATGACAAGCTAACATGGCTAACAGCTGCATTGCTTCAACTAGCTCCTGATCAGCAGTATATCTTGCCTATTTCTTCTGTAGACACTAGTTttaatcatagtccttcagtcCTAAATAACAATCGGAGAGATATAGCCAAGAACAGTAACATTGATCATGCTGATGTGTCTAACAATGAGAGGGGCTTGTTAACAAATATTAGGATGCAACTCCAAAATGGAAGTGCTGATGATGTTATTTGCCATAATGGCAAGATCAACAGCAGTAGTGTAGGAGGGAAAAAACAGACTGGGATGCCTCCTCAACGAACATCTGCATTGTTTACTGATATAACTAGAACAAGCGCTGAGCAGACTTCAGGGAAAGTCCATAAAAGAATCGAAGAAATATGGTTGGCAGCCCTTGAGAAGATTGAAACTCATGCCCTAAAGCAGTTTTTGCAGCAAGAAGGAAAACTGAAATCAGTCAGTTTTGGTGCAG CTCCAATCGTATATTTGATGTTCAGCTCAGATCTGACCAAATCTGAGGCGGAAAGATTCAGGGGAAAAATCTTGCAAGCTTTTGAATCTGTTCTCGGAACCCCTGTGACTATTGAAATCAGAAGTGAAGCTAGGAAACATTGGACTAAAATGGCTTCCAAGGATAGATCTGTCAAGACAGCTGGTTCTAGTCGAGCGAAACCATCACAATCTGACTCTCATGAGATGGCAAGACGCGAAATTGTTGAAATAGCTGCTTCTCTTGGAGAGAATGAGTGCATTGAGCATGCAGATACCAATGCACAGTTTGATGAAGTAGGTATAGAAAGTATTTGGATGGGGGAAGAAGCATTTTCTCGTCAGCAATCCTTGCGTGATGAAGTTGACCGTCAGAGCTTAGCTGAAACCAAGTTTTCCCTTGCACATGTAATTCAGCAGGCAGAAGTATTTACACAACCAAGTGGACGGGCGAGACGCAAGCCAATTTTTATTGCTGAAAAGCTTGAACAAGAGAATCT